From a region of the Lactuca sativa cultivar Salinas chromosome 4, Lsat_Salinas_v11, whole genome shotgun sequence genome:
- the LOC111883418 gene encoding cytochrome P450 81Q32, protein MDSFFITVALLVAAFLFASQFRRKSSNLPPTLFPTLPVIGHLHLLKKPLHRTFARISAKHGPILLLRYGSRRVLLVSSPSAAEECLTKNDVIFANRPRMLAGKIFGSNYSSLGWSSYGDHWRNLRRISTIEIFSSHRLNDFHDIRADEGRLLILKLISQSSSPVNFTLVFHELMLNLIMRMISGKRYCGGDMEEEGKRFQEIIKETVLLEDTSNLGDHLPIMKWFGMKGLEKEMIALQKKRDAFFQGLIEQLRKEEGVEPENKKKNTMIEVLLQLQKNDPGYYTDELIKSFCVNLLTAGTDTSASTMGWALSLLLNHPHVLKKAQNQIDSHVGKTRLVDESDMSSLPYIRCIINETLRMYPVVPLLVPHESSDDCMVGGYDIPRGTMLLINQWAMHHDPKLWSDPERFYPERFEGTKDGYSFMPFGSGRRSCPGEGLAMRMVGLALGLLIQCFDWERISEEMVDMSEGSGLTMPKAQPLVAKCRPRLITQNLLGLNM, encoded by the exons ATGGATTCTTTCTTCATCACCGTCGCATTACTTGTCGCTGCATTTCTCTTCGCTTCCCAATTCCGCCGCAAGTCCTCTAACCTCCCCCCTACTCTCTTTCCAACTCTCCCTGTTATCGGCCACCTCCACCTCTTGAAGAAACCACTCCACCGGACCTTCGCCAGAATCTCCGCCAAACATGGCCCGATTCTCCTCCTCCGATATGGATCTCGCCGCGTCCTGTTGGTCTCCTCCCCTTCCGCCGCCGAAGAATGTTTGACTAAGAACGACGTTATCTTTGCCAACCGCCCTCGGATGCTCGCTGGCAAGATTTTTGGTTCCAACTACTCCAGCCTCGGCTGGTCATCATACGGCGACCACTGGCGCAACCTTCGCCGGATCTCCACCATCGAGATCTTCTCCTCTCACCGCCTCAACGACTTCCATGACATACGCGCCGACGAAGGAAGGCTCCTGATACTTAAACTCATATCTCAATCTTCTTCCCCGGTGAACTTTACATTGGTATTCCACGAGTTGATGCTCAACTTGATAATGAGGATGATATCCGGGAAAAGGTATTGCGGCGGAGATATGGAAGAGGAAGGGAAACGGTTTCAGGAGATAATCAAAGAGACAGTTCTATTGGAGGATACTTCCAATTTAGGGGATCATTTGCCCATTATGAAATGGTTTGGAATGAAAGGGTTGGAAAAGGAGATGATTGCATTGCAGAAAAAGAGAGATGCTTTCTTCCAAGGGTTGATTGAGCAACTTCGGAAGGAGGAAGGTGTTGAACCGGAAAACAAGAAGAAGAACACAATGATTGAAGTCCTCTTGCAGCTACAAAAAAATGACCCTGGGTACTACACCGATGAACTTATTAAAAGCTTTTGCGTT AACCTATTAACAGCAGGAACTGATACTTCTGCGTCGACCATGGGATGGGCTCTTTCCCTCCTGCTCAACCATCCTCATGTTTTAAAGAAGGCGCAGAATCAAATCGACAGCCATGTAGGAAAAACCCGTCTTGTTGATGAATCAGACATGAGCAGCTTACCTTACATTCGTTGTATTATCAACGAGACTTTACGAATGTACCCCGTAGTCCCACTGCTGGTACCTCACGAGTCCTCGGACGATTGTATGGTCGGAGGCTATGACATCCCACGAGGGACCATGCTACTCATCAACCAATGGGCCATGCATCATGACCCGAAGCTCTGGAGTGACCCCGAAAGGTTTTACCCAGAAAGGTTCGAAGGCACAAAAGATGGGTATAGCTTCATGCCATTTGGGTCTGGAAGGAGAAGTTGTCCAGGAGAAGGTTTAGCGATGCGTATGGTTGGGTTGGCGTTAGGGTTGCTAATACAGTGTTTTGATTGGGAAAGGATTAGTGAAGAGATGGTTGATATGAGTGAAGGCTCTGGGCTCACCATGCCCAAGGCTCAACCTTTGGTAGCCAAGTGTAGACCGCGTCTGATTACTCAGAATTTATTGGGTCTAAACATGTAA